A region of Lichenibacterium dinghuense DNA encodes the following proteins:
- a CDS encoding IS701 family transposase: MRPHRQRPPSDLSAVPAILSTWLTVLRPCFTAPVWTRVLVLVAGAVLSPGGRTVTQALRVMGLAGKPGFGRYHDVLSRARWDARDVARRLLGHLVAVLSPDGEVIIGIDDTVERRWGPKIAARGIYRDPVRSSKGHFVKTSGLRWLVLAVMLPVPFAGRRWALPFLTVLAPSERWSEAHRQRHKTLTDWARQAILQSSRWLGSRRVTVVADSSFAALDLIAAVRRHVTLITRLRLDANLFEPAPARVPGRRGRPALKGKRVPKLDAVLRDPATVWTKVTLTEWYGGQTCRLEYTSATALWSKAGLPPQPIRWVLVRDPSGTRDAQAFLCTDADLTAEAILTRFVMRWRIETTFQEVRRHLGVETQRQWSDKAILRTTPALLALYSLVTLWAHELHTRAGPIRPQTAAWYDKRLPTFSDALADVRRALWWPQISSTSPPSRDPVKIHPDLLDRWIDTLCRAA; the protein is encoded by the coding sequence ATGAGACCCCATCGCCAACGCCCCCCTTCCGACCTTTCCGCTGTGCCAGCGATCTTGTCGACATGGCTGACCGTACTGCGCCCGTGCTTCACTGCACCAGTCTGGACCCGAGTCCTCGTGCTGGTGGCCGGTGCGGTGTTGTCGCCCGGCGGACGAACCGTGACGCAAGCCCTGCGCGTGATGGGACTGGCCGGAAAACCCGGCTTCGGTCGATACCACGACGTCCTGAGCCGGGCGCGGTGGGATGCGCGCGACGTGGCGCGCAGGCTGCTCGGGCACCTCGTCGCCGTGCTGTCGCCGGACGGCGAGGTGATCATCGGCATCGACGACACCGTGGAGCGACGATGGGGGCCGAAGATCGCGGCGCGCGGCATCTATCGTGACCCCGTCCGTTCGTCCAAAGGCCATTTCGTCAAGACCAGCGGCCTGCGCTGGCTCGTGCTGGCCGTCATGCTCCCGGTCCCCTTCGCGGGCCGGCGCTGGGCGCTGCCCTTTCTCACCGTGCTGGCCCCCTCGGAGCGCTGGAGCGAGGCGCATCGCCAGCGCCACAAGACCCTGACCGACTGGGCGCGTCAGGCCATCCTGCAGAGCAGTCGCTGGCTGGGGAGCCGCCGCGTCACCGTGGTGGCCGACAGCAGCTTCGCCGCGCTCGACCTCATCGCCGCCGTGCGCCGCCACGTCACCCTGATCACGCGGTTGCGCCTCGACGCCAACCTGTTCGAACCCGCCCCCGCGCGCGTTCCAGGCCGGCGCGGCCGCCCCGCCCTGAAAGGAAAGCGAGTGCCCAAGCTCGATGCCGTGCTGCGCGACCCGGCCACCGTCTGGACAAAGGTGACGCTGACCGAATGGTACGGCGGCCAAACCTGCAGGCTCGAATACACCTCGGCCACGGCGCTCTGGTCCAAGGCCGGCCTGCCGCCCCAGCCGATCCGCTGGGTGCTGGTGCGCGATCCGTCCGGCACCCGTGACGCGCAGGCGTTCCTGTGCACCGACGCCGACCTCACCGCCGAGGCGATCCTCACGCGGTTCGTCATGCGCTGGCGCATCGAGACCACCTTCCAGGAGGTCCGCCGGCACCTCGGCGTCGAGACCCAGCGCCAATGGTCCGACAAGGCCATCCTGCGCACCACACCTGCCTTGCTCGCCTTGTACTCCCTCGTCACGCTCTGGGCACACGAGCTGCACACCCGGGCCGGACCGATCCGCCCACAGACCGCAGCTTGGTACGACAAACGCCTGCCAACCTTCAGCGACGCGCTCGCCGACGTCCGCCGCGCGTTATGGTGGCCGCAGATTTCATCAACGTCCCCGCCCAGCCGAGACCCCGTCAAAATTCACCCCGACCTCCTCGACCGGTGGATCGACACACTGTGCCGCGCTGCCTGA